DNA from Sorex araneus isolate mSorAra2 chromosome 6, mSorAra2.pri, whole genome shotgun sequence:
TCTACACAGAAATAGTCCTTTGGGGGGGTCCTATCAATGAATGTCTTAAATAGGTAAGTTTTAAATATCCAGAAGAGGAAATGACTTTCATTTTAAGAACCAGATACTGAACtggtaaaacaaaaaagaaaagcatgtaaacccacaaaagtaaaaaaagtaaaccCTCAAAAGAAAAACTCTGGAGGGGAAATATAGTCAAGAGGCATGAAtgtcttattttttcaaaatcatgcattttatcattttgttaGTAAGCATGCAAAGTCAgttaaattactattttaaatgaCTCATTCATTAATTACCTTTACCCTTCAccttttaattcaaataaatacATACTGTGCGTGTACTTacgtgtgtatgtatttgtgtctgtgcatgtattGGTATGGCTTACTATAAAGGCAGTTCATAAAACCTTGAAAGGTTTACACAATCCCTGTGAAACTCAAGTAAATATGTCTTTAATATTAGAGTCATTTAGAGTCATTTCACTTTATGCACATCAGATATTTGTTTTAGCAAATGTATTTGGACAATTTttctactaaaagaaataaatttttaaaaaaagttttctcctttttttctggcAGTTCACTGGAACCAGGATAAAATATTGTGATTTAGTATTAAATCTATATGCATTTATTAGAAAATTGTTTCCTCTTAATCATCAGCCCTATATTATAAAGTTAACATTTCATAATATGATTAAAAGTATAGTTTAATTTTAGTTTGCAGCTATGGAAAAATTGCTAAAATTAAAATTCCGAGCAAACCTCAGAATCAATGAATGGTCATAAATGAAATCCATGCAGCTACACGATCCTGTACAATTCAGTTCTCCTAAAACTTCAGTCCAACAATGATGATTTGTTATGCATATCTTTAAACAGTCTATATGTATAACTATTTGGTGAGGAAAGACGAAAAAAGTAGTAGATTCTGACAAAGTGCTGAGAAAAAAACAGGTATCTTTACTTAGTGTTCTGaggattttatttcattcaagCAATCAGACTTTACCTTAATTTTTAAGAACTTAAAGGTTGGAGGTCTTTCTCCTGAGGACTAAAGAACTATCACAATTTCTTAATTTCAGATAAACCTGGGAATAAAaacgaggttttttttttctttgcaatacGGTGTTGTTGTTGAGGTGTCTGAGTTTTGGGGAATTCCCGATCACTGCCTGACCCAAGACTAGCAGTGCCGTCTCAGAAATTTGCTCATTACACATCATGAATAGCAAAGTCCCCAGTTATTGCAATCAGTGTCCATCAGTCAGAGAACCAAGCAGATGTAATGGCTGATGAATTACATTTTATGATGCAAATGGACTGCTAGGAACTGCATTTCATGTCTCCCAGATCCTTTCTCTTTCTAAAAACCTCATTTTCAATGTCTTCCATGTAAcactttaaaagttatttttattttttgtttctctagagAAAGCCTTATTGTAGGAGCAAGAAGCTTGCATGACCAAATCACAAAAGAAATTTAGTTCTAAAATGTaacaagagaattttttttagtttatcatGGTTTGAAGgacagaaaaacacaaaagatTTCATTAGACTATAGGATCCAAAAGgtcttcaaagagaaaaaaagttcttttttaattaaactctagtaactaaattaatatttcaaaaatttgtaAAGCATGTAACTCAGGCTATTATTAGAAGTGACTGTCAGATGTAAAGATGTAAAGGTAGGTATACTGACAATGCGGGAAAGATTGACCTTTTTCCCACTTAAAATTACATAGGAAAAGACAACTtcctatttttttcagttatctAATGCTATTGATTTGTGgataaaaaaattgtctttggattttttttttaatgagaaaagtcCCTAGGAGAAAATACATGATTGGTTGTGTTTTCTTACTcagaactactttttttttcagaaaaatttctgcaagttgtttttatttacaaCGCCAACTTTTAATAGGTCACTAAAGTCAACTGGACAATAAACTAGGCAGAAATCGCTTTACAAAACAGGGAAAGCCCAAAATGCCACTTTCTAGAGAGAACCCACAGTTCAGTTTTATTcagggcaaaaaaagaaaaaaacccttttgATCATAAGAGAAGAAATTCAAACTTTAGTTCTGGAATCTGTACTCAAACTGCACATGCAGAGGACAATATTCTGCTAATACAATTGATTTGCTGCTGCGTTTGTCTACAGTTTGTCTAATATTAACAATTATAAACAGAACAGTGCAACTAGTATTTGGAACAATccttacagtgttacagtgtcaGGCAGAGCATTTCACTTCTCTTCACACCACTGGTTCTCTTTGCGTACCTGGGCTTCCTCTTCTTCCATAAAGTCATTTTTGATGTTTAAGGTCTTCCGAATCTCCCCAGGTGTCTTGCCCTTAATCATATTGGCAACAGTCTTGCATGTAACATCAAGCAAACCTTTGATGTCTAAGTAGTTTGCAGGCAGGATAAGTTCAAAAAGTGTTCCTTGGTCCACTTTCAGGAATTCTTGGTCCCAAACAGGGATATCATCTGTTCGCTTTTCTTTGTTCTCATCATCCTCAGGAGGAGGGGGGTCATCCTTGTGGTGGGTGCACCACTGAATAACCTTTTTTAATATTGCTACATTAACATTTGGAAGAGGAACTGGGTCATCAACTCCTTCATCATCCATTCCCAACTCTTCCAACATGGTTTTGATAGTTACAGACTGTTTGGCAATTTCCACATCAACTTCAAAAATCTCTCCATCGGAACTCTGCAACTTAATAGAAGGCATGATGTTCGGTCAGGAGACGGTGGGCTGGAGGTTGACGAGAACCAAGCCCCCTCAGCACAaggaagagaaaggcagagaacAAGGCCACTACCCTCAGAAATACTTTTATAGATCTTTTAGAATTGTGATATCTCAATACAGAATTTAGGAGACATAAACATTTTACATTTCCCAACTAATATTCAGATaactctcttctccctcttccatTATTCCCTCTCCTCCCAATCTCATAAcaattctcttcctctcttttatcTATCTCTCCACAGTTGAGAATCTTTTCTAACTCCTCATTCTCCTTTATGTTATTTATCATAAGCTTCCTTCTCTCTACTCTCCCTTACTTATTTGACAAACTATCCTCTCACACACTTTACAAGTTTACTTTTCCAAggttagggagatagtacagtcagAGAAGCGAAGTTTGACCTCAGGCGCtctatatggtctccctgagagttaccagaaataatccctgggcacagagctaggagaaagtatgctcaaaaaaccaaaaccaagcaaaaatcaaagaaataagaccacaacaaaacaaaataaaagctaaaataagAGCTTCCCTTTTGTCTTAAAGAGAAATTTGCATTTGTTATGTGATTACTTAGGGACCTCAGTTTCACTGTCTGCCTTCTTTGGGATTTGTCATGCTATACTGATTCTATCAACTGTCCCTTTTGCTCATTGATAACAAGAATTGGTCTGTGTTTGTCGCATCTGAGATTTTCTATGGGTATCACAAATGCGTTGTCTGGCTCTTAGATTCTCTGGTCCCCTAACTAACACCTTCCCTCAAAGTCCAGCATTTCTTAAGGCTAGCTGTGCATTTTTGTAATATTAGCCAGATATATATGGCTGAGCTTTGATAGTACCCTCCCCATCCATTTTCATCTCTGTAACCTTCTTTCTCTGATGTCATTATTGCCATTATTGAGCACATTCAGTTCGAGGCCCTTCATTTTGGGGGCTCTGTTTACAGTCTGGTCAGGAATAAATCTTGCAACACTCACCCCATTTATTAGAAACTTGAAGAGCAAATGCATAAGAACTGTGAAGGCATCTGATGCTGGACTTTCTTTGCTGTATCCAGATTGAGTCTTCATTTGCAAAGTTAATCCTTCACCTACTGATTTCATCTGTTTACACTAGCTACATTCTGGAGCTCAGGATAGTCTTTCTTCTGCCCTCCTCTCAGCCAGTGGGTACACAagttatctatatttattttttcaataaaatttaagtatttagATTTTTCTCAAGCTACTTGAGCTATATCATAAATCAGGCCTACCTCTTCATGCATAAAATTATAAGCAATATTGGTATAATCATAATCATGAAATAGAGATCAATTACTCctatctataaatatattaagTGAATTTATGCCAAGGGGAGAGAGTGGATATGTCCTAACTTTTTATGTCTTTGTATTTTCTTAGCTTGTTGCTtcacatataatataaaatggtaTGTTTAATATTTCAATCAGGGTAACTGGAAGTTACCTGATGGAAGTATGAAGAATCAGTATTCTATTTATTAACCATTTCTTATGGAGAGAATCCAAACACCAAGAGACATTTTGGTCTGAGCAAAAAATATCTACTGTAATGCCCCAGATACATAATCAAAACTGAACTAGCACACAAGAGTTGGAAAGGGTCCTTTTCAAGTACTTCTTCTgaattcttctattttttcccattatttttctgtctttaaatGTCATATGAGATTTGCTTTCATGGAACTCTTCCTGAGAAGtattaaagaacaaaaatggcAGGAAAGAATGAAAACTAACCTGCCGTTTATATAAAAAGATGTGGGCTACCTGGATATTAATATGggcaacaaagaaaatatttttgtaaatcagATTTGTTTGGTCATTCTTTAGACCAATAAGAAAGATTCTTAGTAATAAAGTATTTTCTGGTCTAAATTCAGAGAGAAAGGGCATGTGAGTATGTtggagaagaaacagaaaagacaaCACCAATTTGAAAGAGAAGTTCCCAGTGATGGAGGAAGTTTGCAAATCTGGATATTGagggaaaagaacagaaagagaaaggattTTAGTGTAATAAATTATATGATCTGTATGGTATTTTAGAACACCAAGCAACCCACAAATGTTCAAGATATTCAAGTTAAGAAAACCTGAAAGTATAATATACTATTGTGGAGACTCAGATGATATTAGAGAAACAGACCTTAAATTAATCTTATCTATTTTTGTTGTAATCTTCTCCTTCAAGAACTAAGGGCTGAGaccaggtctgactttaggggagagactctccaaacaataatagtgagttttgttgaaatattgaatgcaatcaaagtgaaagtgaagtgaaatttagttacacaggcagggggctaaaggtgggggggctaggggtgtgggggggttaggggtgtggggatgcagggtggagctatactgggattcttggtggtggaaatgtgcactggtgaaggaatgggtattcgagcattgtataactgagatttaaacctgaaaactttgtaactttccacatggtgactcaataaaaaaatttaaaaaaataaaataaaatataaaactattaaaaaaaagaactaagggCTGAGAGAGAAAACTAGAAAAGACTATCCAGGAATGATGGAAAAGGAATCTCGATGTTAAGTTGgctaaagagagaaaaatatcatggaacctacagttttcttctttctgaaaatGAGATTTAAGCCCAATTGAGGCCAAATAGCTATAAATTTACAGACTctaaatatttagtaaaatgaaataaatgaatacatgtaTTTTTGAGAGTGTGAAAAttataccattttttaaattttaaaaattcttctttggACATGATAACACACAGGCTAGTCAACAGATTTGTCAATCCAATTTTCACTTGAAAACTctagaaaagcatttttaaatatgttaagaATGATGATGAAAAATTTTGATGCCTAAATGATCTAAATAAAAGGAACCCAGTGGATTCCTACTGAGCAGAAAGCTGAGGGTATGTGGGTAACATAAAGACACAGAGCTCAGTAGAGGATGGTTCCATAGGAAAGTTTCCCAAATTCACTGTCTAAAGGACTatgtgaaatttatatatatatatatatatgaacattttattttgtcaaGACAAATGTTATTTTGTAAAGACAAATGTTTTTCATCAgtggcacattttttaaaagacaaacttTGATTGCTGCCAAACACAGAACCAAAGGAAAGTAAAATGAGAATCACTAAAACAGTTCCTTAGCAAACAGAATGCTTATTCTATATGAGCTCTTTAATTGAATGTGAACTGAATTTCACCTTTGACATTAaataaaagtgtttattttcactATACCTGTTGCTTTAAGATTTGCTTTAGATAGAAATACTGGGGTGAtcattattctcttttctttcattttttttaaaaattaacacttGATTCATATTCTAAacctatttttgaaaatttaaattattgaagCCAGTTACTTAGAGTTCAAAACAAGTAATATATTTCAATTACAAGCATctaattttggggggataaaatATGGCACTACTGATCCTGTTATATTACAAAATTAATCCTATACAAAACAACCTGTTTCTGTAAAATAATCAGACAATGTATTGATATTGCTGGTATAAGCCAACCTGTGCATGCTATCATAGATCTGAGATTTTGTATCCAGAAACAAATTACACAGTGAAGGCACTGGGGCAAGAAATGTAGACTCTCCAACAAACAGTTGCAGAATTTGATGTTCCATTTGGATTTTCcccacaaagttttttttttaattgaatcaccgtgggatacagttacaaaactttcatgactgaatttcagtcatacaatgattgaacacccatccctctatcagtgtacatttcttaccaccaatgtccccggtattcCTTCTATCACCCTTACCCCAcgccctgactctatggcagacaatttccttctttctctctacttttgggcattgtaattTGGAATaaagagaccatcatgtttggtcccttttctactttcagcacccatctctcattccaagcgatccctccaaccatcattgacgtagtgatcccttctctaattcagctgccttctcccaagctcatgaggcaggcttccaaccatgaagcaatcttgctggcccttgtctctactgtccttgggtgttggtctcataatgttacttaatattccacaaatgagtgaagtccttttGTGTGAGGTGACCTCTCTTGTGAAATCAGAGAGCTAGCAGGATAAGCTCATCCAGATAAACCAACCTCAGCAAGGTGGGGAACTACATGTTTCTGAAGCTCAGCAAAGAATCACATAAATCTGTGTTCTAAAGATGATTGGGTCAAATTTATGTGTCGAGATTTTCTGAGGAGATGGGTATAATTATGTTACCTGGACATCTTCAGCATTGTCCTCTACGTTCATTATCTGAGTGGATTGCTGAGGTTTCTGTCACCAGTGGTAGAAAAGGACTATGTGGAAAACAGGATTTTTTGTGACAATAGAATCTtactaaaaattctattttaggaAACATGAAGGATTCAGGGCTTCTAATTAGAATATAATTCTCACAAGTACTATAACCTGgtggttttcaacatttttatacaTATAGACCAGTGAGAAACATTTGCAATAATAGATGGTGTATTTATTTGCTTACATAATctgtatctatttttatattactatatgtaaaattgttttattaaaaacataaattaagcAGTAGGTAATGTAATAAAAGAGCACCttgctattttaaaaaagcatttcttAAATTAAATGATGCATGCATCACATGATGTATGAATACTCACTGTGATTTATACTTATAGCTCTTCCAATTACACTTCTTTATATGGGTCAGGCACATACCCTGTATTACATAGTAGCAACATTTTCacatattgaaaagaaaattgaaatatcaTTATACAAATCACCTACCTGAgatttgtataatatatatttgtataatcaCCTACCTGAAAGTGACCTATCTCTTTCATAATTAAATAGGAAGATTGCTGTGAAAATGGACATATTTCTGGACAATTAGCACATATATTTAACTGTTTCCCATTCTAGAATCttgtagaaaagagaaaacaatagtaAGTTGTCATAAAAATTATTGTTATGAGTCTAAGGCAGTACCATGCAAAAATGCATAAGATatatcaaatgaataaaataagatagGGAGTAGGGTataccattatttcaaaataaataatatatttagttaagaagaaaaattaattaacatgaaaatactaatatatattagtaataaaatacatatttaaatacatgTATAGAAGCAGAACTACAGAATTAATCCCAGGACTTgagttttacatttaaaatttctcctACATATAGTTATTTTCAAAAGTCTTACATAAAGAAGgttacataaaatttaaacacTCTAGGACCATAAAAAACATAATGTAGGGTAAAGAGAAAGTTCAATAGACTGAGTACATGATTTATGTGTCGGAGTCCAATCCTAGAACTTCAAGGTAtgaacatcactgggagtggccccttaGCACAaaccccacagagtcccccaaaTACATTGGCAAATAAGGAATGCTATTGGTAAAACAAATGGATAAATAGAAAAGAGATGAATAGGTAAAGAGATCCAAATTCAaatcaaatccaaaataaaatacctaaaataGATAACAGGTGAAAATGAATTGAGGTTTATAttgaaaaaaacacattttatcaAGGTATAGTTTACATACACGAAAACATCAAAGACTTTTAATACaagcacagttacaaaatttttagAACACAAGGAACCCTCAAGTGTACTCCAGTGATCCTCTATTCACATCCCAGCTGAGGCAACCATGAATTTCTACATTGTTTCTCTTCtttgcctttaaaaatttttgattaaATTATTGGTAAAAGAATTCTATATTGTTCACAGAAAGAACATgctatgattaaaaataaattaactgttttaaaataaagttactaAGATGTTAAGAAAACATAAACTGAAAAAAGGAATCAGATGgtacacaaaaatatattaataaatgaagCCAATCTGGAAGGGATACATATTGTATGATTCTAACTATAaggtatttttatagtttttgtctttttaaaaagacaaaactggAGTCAAGAAAGATTGCACAGTTAAGATGCTTGCTGTGGGTCTAGTCAACCACCAACGTTCTCCCAAGCTCTGCCGGGAGTGATTTttgagatccaggagtaagtcctgagcatcatcgagtgtgacaaacagaaaaaaaaaaacctcaaaagtttttttaaaaaaagacaaactaaGGGAGACAAGAAAAAGATCGGTGGTTTCCAGGAATTAATAaggaggaattttaaaaaatagtgatgaAAGGTGCtgggccatagtacagtggatagggctttgccttgcacaaggctgattcaggtttgatccctggtatctgatatagtcccctgaacaccatcaggagtgatccctgagcacagagtcagaaataagccctgagtaccactgggtggccccaaaacaaaaacagcaaaagtaATGAAAAAGGATTGGGGGTGTGGAGGATAGTAAAAATGCCATTTGGTGTCATAGTTGGggaatattcacacacacacacacacacacacacatatcatcatcatcatcactccgttgatcgttgaatttctcaagcagtctcagtaacatctccatttgtccaagcccagagattttagaagcctctacctactcgtccttccaacgatgccgtactggaggctctttcagggtcaggggaatgagacccagcttgttactggtttgggcatattaatacaccatggggaccttgggaggctctcccatgtgggcaggaaactcccagtagtttgtcaggttctctgagaggaagaagtaggatatatatatatatatatatatatatatatatatatatttgtatatatatatttgtccacCCCTACACtgcagcaataataataataacaacaataataataataatgtaggcTATAGATTTTGGTTACTTATGACATATCAGTAAAGACTTAGTTTTAACAACCATGCCACTCTTGCAAAGGATGTTGGAACAGGCAACTCCGCTTGTGTGGAGACAGGTGTCTTGCAAAATCTCTGTACTTTCACCACAATTTTTCTGTGAATGTAAGGCTTCTCttataaaatcttaaatttttttaaatgtggatatGCAAATTATTgtacaaaaaatattcaaatatatgataCAGTTTAGAGTTGAAACATGATATAATCTTTTGAAACTAATgtttcctggtagtgctcaggatttactcctggctctgctcagagatcactcctggtggtactaggggacaatttggagtgccagggattcaacctaggttgaacctaggttggcttcaCACGAAGCAAATGTCCTGTTCTCTGTGATCTCTCTAAATCCCAAAAATCATATTTGTGCTTGGAAATGAACCCAGCTAGACTGCATTTAAGATAAGTTCCTCAGCCACTGTCGTACCTCTCCCATTTCAAAATAATAGTTTTGGAGATGTGAAAGGAAGGTTTTAGTGGTAAAATGATATAGAGAAAGATTTGGACTAACATCTCTCTTTTTTGGCTTGCCATGTCAGCATGTGAACCCTAGGAACTATGAAAAAGCTATActaagaaaaaggagagaaaccaAATAATGTATaagcagaaagggaaaaaacatgATTCCATCATTAATAGATtagttatatattaaataatcttGGAGCTACTGGACCCATTTTAAAGTAAGTTTTCCATACTGTTACCTCTACTTGAGTTAAGATTTTGTTTCTGACAGTTAACAGAATACAaatacagtctacagaatgggaaagaatattcacccaatacttatctaataaggggttaatatcaaggatataaaaggcactggttgaactctacaataagaaaatatccaatcccatcaaaaaatggggcgatgaaatgaacagaaactttctcaaagaagaaatccgaatagccaaaagacacatgaaaaaatgctctaatcactaatcatcagggagatgcagatcacaacaatgagatatcatcttataccacagaaactggcacacatccaaaaaaacataAGCAGCtagtgttggcttggatgtggggagaagggaaataTCCTTCACTGATAGTGGAAATACCGACTGAttgagcccttttggaaaacagtatggacacttctcaaaaagttagaaattgagtcccatttgacccagcaataccacttctgcgaatatatcgcagagatgcaaaaaaataatgtagaaatgacatctgcacttgtatgttcattgcagcactgtttacaataaccagaatctggaaaaaaaacaagtgcctgagaacagatgactggttaaggaaactctggtacatctacacaatggaatactatgcagctgttaaaaaagacgaagtcatgaaatttgcatataagtggatcaacatggagagtctcatgctaagtgaaatgagtcagaaagagagggacagacatagaaggcctgcactcatttgtggagtataacgtaatataataggagactaatacccacggacagtagagataaggaccaggaagattgctccacggttagGAAGCTGGCCCCACAAGTTGGGGGAAAAGGTaattgagatagagaagggactagaaagtaaaggatgcttggagggctctctTGGGGTGGGAGATaccttgctgaaagtagactatagaccagacatgatggccacCTAAtgcctgtatcgcaaaccataacaccaaaaaggagagagagagtaaaaggaaatgtgcctgccacagaggtggggggagacagggagggatactgggaacattggtggtggagaatgggcattggtcgAGGGATGGgaacttgatcattgtattactgaaacatttgtaagtctgtaactgtacctcatggtgattcattaaaaaataaaagaaaatgcaaataaaaaattataaaagcaaagaaacatacataatggtaaaaattaaaaaaaagattttgtttctgCAATCAAAGGTCTTCAAGCACCACCTTTCTATACAAAGACTTTAATCAATTATGTTATTTATGCTCACACAgagagctagagaaatagtacagaaggtttGGCACTTATCTTGTGcttagctaacccaggttcaattcatagTATTTTATATACACTCTAGATTCCTGCCAGtagtatccctgagtgcagagataggatttaatccctgagtactgccggaagtggcccaaaatcaacaacaaaagataTGGTCACATCGCTACAGAACATCACGAGTACAGAACTAAAACTGAgcaaaaacacagaagaaagcaTGTTAAAAAGGCTAGAGTGTATTAGTAAtgagttaaaaatgaaaaaatataaatagtaaatatCAACTTGTACAATGATTTTAAGATTAAAACTTAGAGGTTTCTATGGCTGATATGATCATGccaaaaatattagcaaagttTAAAATACCAACAATTTAATTTATGCATCAATAGGAgatgagagaaaataaacaacccATAGGACACCATTCTTACTAAAATTGCAGAGTTTAAAACATGGAAGTAAAAATTGAAAAGGTAATTTCCAAACCATCAAATATGcgaataaaattatacaaaatagtAATAAACTTGTAATATAAAACAATTGAAAGATATCTATGCCAAAATATATTATAACCAAATTGTCAAGatacacaaagacaaaaaatgaATATTGAAATCACCAAGTGGTGGTTTGTCATTCATAAGGAGACTTAGTAAGTGTCTCTTACTGAGATGATATGATAATTTCATATCAGGTTTGGAAAATATTCAAATCAGATTCCACT
Protein-coding regions in this window:
- the LOC101541419 gene encoding S-phase kinase-associated protein 1-like; protein product: MPSIKLQSSDGEIFEVDVEIAKQSVTIKTMLEELGMDDEGVDDPVPLPNVNVAILKKVIQWCTHHKDDPPPPEDDENKEKRTDDIPVWDQEFLKVDQGTLFELILPANYLDIKGLLDVTCKTVANMIKGKTPGEIRKTLNIKNDFMEEEEAQVRKENQWCEEK